A window from Bacteroidales bacterium encodes these proteins:
- a CDS encoding putative toxin-antitoxin system toxin component, PIN family — MKRKSKKYKIIIDTNIWISFLIGKSLRGLQNHIDSQSIKIITCKEQYCELSEVFKKPKIKKYFTKEQVEEFFELLDESSDCIELATKSNVCRDAKDNYLVSLAIDSHSNFLITGDQDLLELNRIEETLVVRYSDFEQLLKQ, encoded by the coding sequence ATGAAAAGAAAAAGCAAGAAATATAAAATTATTATTGATACGAATATTTGGATTTCGTTCTTGATTGGCAAGAGTTTACGAGGTCTGCAAAATCATATTGACTCTCAGAGCATAAAAATAATCACTTGTAAGGAACAGTATTGCGAATTATCGGAAGTTTTTAAAAAACCAAAAATCAAAAAGTATTTCACTAAAGAACAAGTGGAAGAGTTTTTTGAATTACTTGATGAATCATCTGATTGCATAGAATTGGCTACTAAGTCCAATGTTTGTAGAGATGCAAAAGATAACTACTTAGTTTCCTTAGCCATCGATTCACATTCTAATTTCTTAATTACTGGCGACCAAGACTTACTTGAACTTAATAGAATTGAGGAAACTCTTGTTGTAAGGTATAGTGATTTCGAACAGCTACTAAAGCAATAA
- a CDS encoding VOC family protein, giving the protein MDKQKNEATSTASVKDTTPKVTGIGGIFFYSDDVKKTKEWYTKNLGIEINDWGSSSFESRNINRPDEVNSLQWKPFKKGDEYFAPSKKDFMINYQVQNLEGLVKKLKENGVTILDSIATYDFGKFIHIMDSEGNKIELWEPINADKAKE; this is encoded by the coding sequence ATGGATAAACAAAAAAACGAAGCTACAAGCACAGCTTCAGTTAAAGATACAACCCCTAAGGTAACAGGGATTGGTGGAATTTTCTTTTATTCGGACGATGTTAAGAAAACGAAAGAGTGGTACACCAAAAATTTAGGGATTGAAATAAATGATTGGGGTTCTTCCAGTTTTGAGTCCAGAAACATCAATAGACCCGACGAGGTAAACTCCCTTCAATGGAAACCTTTCAAAAAAGGGGATGAATATTTTGCCCCATCCAAAAAGGATTTTATGATTAACTACCAGGTTCAAAACCTTGAAGGACTTGTAAAAAAACTCAAAGAAAACGGTGTAACCATACTCGACAGCATTGCCACTTACGACTTTGGAAAGTTTATACATATTATGGACTCAGAGGGTAACAAAATAGAGCTATGGGAACCAATTAATGCTGACAAAGCAAAGGAATAG
- a CDS encoding nucleotidyltransferase domain-containing protein: protein MDKSDALRISKSYLQRVQSSDLGFSEAWLFGSYAKGNQHENSDIDIAIVLNSNVSHTFETEVKLMVIRKGEETLIEPHAFTKEEFDFSIPIVNQIVKYGVKIDI, encoded by the coding sequence ATGGATAAAAGCGATGCTTTAAGGATTAGCAAAAGTTATTTACAACGAGTTCAAAGTTCTGATTTGGGATTTTCTGAAGCTTGGTTGTTTGGTTCGTATGCAAAAGGTAACCAGCATGAAAATAGCGATATAGATATTGCCATTGTTCTCAATAGTAATGTTAGTCACACTTTTGAAACCGAAGTAAAACTAATGGTAATTCGCAAAGGAGAAGAAACTTTAATTGAACCTCACGCCTTTACTAAAGAAGAGTTTGATTTTAGTATTCCAATTGTAAATCAGATAGTAAAATATGGAGTAAAGATAGATATTTAA